The Mangifera indica cultivar Alphonso chromosome 12, CATAS_Mindica_2.1, whole genome shotgun sequence DNA window atattaattataaaaccgGAAGTTTTATGAATATATGACAAATACGAACCTGAAGTTCGCACATAATTCTCCTTATTATATcactaattattatttattttattaatctacagttggtgaaaatgacaaatcttgtaaaactttaatatgtTGCCCTTCGATTGGATGGAGAAAATTACTCTGAATGGGCCTTGGACACAGCTCTCCATCTACAATCAATGAGCTtaggaaaaacaataaaataaggaaataaTACATCCCAGTaggataaatctaaaacaaCTATTTTCCTTCATCATTTGctttttattcaaactcaaaattgaCCTATAACTTTCCTTGAATTACTTGAATACTTTTGAACTCTCAattactattaatattttatgggaAATTTACGTGATATCCTATGGAGATTTTGCTTTGGAATATCAAcactattaaattttagaaactaataacAACACCCATCGCGGGTTAATGttcatatacatttatatattataatcaatttaaaacaattaataaacaaataaatatttaaaaaaaatatccttAAGCTAGTAAATAATCAGTTCAAAGATAACAGGGGTCAACTAATGTTAAGGGTGGTTATGTAAGTTTCCAAAATGTGAGGGGTTTGAATTTTCCATAAATGCTGGGGATGACAAAACACCCAATCTAACACATCCCATCACTTAGTAGGATTCAAATTCAACATATATTAGACATGTAAAAGGATGGGTAGGCTGCAACTCAGCCTCTTTATTTTGGCAAGACTTGCTACCTTAATAGGTTGTTCTAGACCAATAGATCATTGAGAGTGTTAGGATATACCTTATATGTCGGGTTGAtttgattcataaaaaattattaaaaaaattaaattttaaaatattataatttaatagaaTATTTCGTATGTCGTAAACCTTTTTAATTTAGTGGATCAATCATACTTGCGAAGCCTACACTATACCAAGTGTTTGCTTGTCACGGCCTGCAGGCAAGACCACCTGCCGGCCGTTTGACACCGCTAACACATTCATAAATACGGTTAACCTATTGTTGATGAAGTAAATTCCCCACGTGTGacaattaatcaatataataaaagaaagtcaCTATCTCCAGCTTCATGGCGTTTAGCTGTCTCACGGTTGGCTTCCTATCAACTACTTTGTATTATTTGATGCTCAAAAATCCCAGGTTGAATGAGTGGTAGACATAAACATCACTTAATATCTGAAAtccatagattttttttatttttttaccttgatttgatttgagtgtGTTACAGATCGAGTCAGAGGAGTCACTGAGACAACAAGTGAAGTGAAAATGGCAAGCGGGTCCGATTTACAGAAGACTCAGTTGCCCAAAATCACTCTCCATGTGCACAGCTCCGCAGCCTCATCATCTTTGGCTGGCTTCTTCCTTGaacattcattcattcatctaattaaacaaaagaaaacacgTCGCCTTCTTCACATTGCATGAACGTGCACAgtttattattttcctatttacTTTCTTCAATCATTTGCCTTCCATGCTCTCTATCTGAGACTTCTCGTTTGTTCTTCCACTCATGGATTCAACGGGTCGCCTCGACTATGCTCTCTTTCAGCTCACTCTCACTCCAACTCGGTCGAGGgacattaaatttaatagtctGGTTATGTTTTTGTATTAATGGAAGTTTGAAATGGGATCATATTGGTGTGTTTTGGTTGTGTTTGTGGGTGAAGATTTGAGCTGGTGTTGTTGTTTAGAGGGAATAGTGAGAAATTAGCTTCTGGGTTGTTTGAACCTTTCATTTCTCATCTTAAATTTGCAAGAGATGAAGTTTCAAAAGGGAGCTACTCCATTACTCTTCGTCCACCAAATCGTGACGCCCTCTGGTTCACTAAAACTACATTTGAGAGGTAATTTGGATCTCTTGTCAATTCTTTTAGTATTACCTTTCTGTCAAATTGAGAGATTAGCCATCTGTTTTGCTGTAAAATCCAACATAATTtccaatttattataatttctctgAGACATGAAATCTGGTTTGGTTAAGAAAAGCTTATCAAGACTGGCATTTATGATTTAACTAGCATTGAGTTGATGGCGTAAGTTAAAATTAGAAACTGGAAATTCAAACTTCTAAATGACTTCTGCACCCTGAATTTTGCAGATTTGTGAGGTTTGTAAGCACACCGGCAGTGCTTGAGAGGTTTGTTAGTGTTGAAAAAGAGATTTTGCAGATCGAGGTATTAGTTCAATCTATCAAATTGTCAAACGCTTGCGTGCCTGGGCAAGTGGAGCAAGGTGTGCTTAGTAACTATTTATGCCTATGTTTCCATTCATTGTGAAATTGCTTTATTTCTTCATTGCAGATTAGTGCAATTGAGCTGATTTCGAATTAGCTTTGTTCAATTAGGCAGTGGGGATGGTAATAGAACGAAGTTGTTTGATTCCTCTAAGGTACATTGTTTATCCCTATCATTTGCAGTGATGAGTTTTATCAGAATTTTTTGTGtcattttaaatttctctttgGTTTTTGCTCACAGCTAAAAGGTGAACTTGAAAGAAAGAATGATGCTGTAAAAAAAGAGAACGCCAAGTAATTCATTTTTGCTTCTATCAGTTTTACTTGGTGAATGAATTGCTCAATATTCAGTCTGTTGAGTATcattattattgattatttagtTGTTTGGATGACAAGGATTCAACTTCATCGTCTGTTGGGAACTCGGAAAGCATTGCTCCAGAAAGAGCAAGCAATGGCTTTTGCTCATGGACTTGTTGCTGGATTTGAAGTTGACAGCATAGGTGATCTCATTTCATTTGCTGATGTGTATGGAGATTAAAGATTAAGGTATGAAGTGCTCCAAATTTTAGCTATCAAAGCCAGAAAGTGTGAGATATTTCTTTCACTTGTGATTTCTTATTTCAGATATGAAGCTTTTCATACACTCTAGTATGTTTCATATattattcagtttttcatttttatttctgtaTAGCTAAGAAATGACTACTTTTCTCTCTAATTGAATTTGGACGAAAACATTTATTTCTGTCCAAACAATAAGGTTATGAAGTTATTTGCATTTGAAATTTATGTGTACTTTTTCCTCAGTTTTGATAAAACATCTTCTTGCTTTTGGACTGTCACCAGGCTCTGATGCCTAGATACTGTATGACTCTTTCTTGTTTTTACTGATATGCCAAAGCCATTCAATACCAACCACTGAAAGCttgttatatttacaaaatgTTGTTTACTAATTTGTGAGGATGGTTGGTTTTATTCTTCTGACTAGCATATCTGATGAAAGATTGGTCACATTCTGAACTTGCTCAATAGGTTGTCAAAAGTGCACTCTATTTAGTTTTTACTTATCGTTTGCAATAGATAAAAGTCAATCACCGATAAAATGGAAGTTGATTAAGACCTTGTTTGATTATGCCATGAATTTTTCATCAGTtgttttctccattttcctGCTCATTGCAGTTTAAATGACGAAACTTGTGCAGTTCTTTTTAAGTTGCATGAATGAGTCTTAAAATATCTTGTTAATTATTACAGGGAAGCATGCATAAGCTTCAAGTATTTTGGAAGAAAAAGCATGGCGATGGTCTTTGGATGGAGGAATTAGCAGCAATGGAGGCATGCTCCACATCAGAACTGTCATTAATGGGCACATCTGGCATTGTACTTACACACGAAACCATCACCCCTAACAAGAatgttctgttaaattttacatcTAATGCTAATCTCAGGACAAATGAATCTTTGGATAAATCCATTTCCGATTCAACTGCAAGTCATGCAAGTTCAGATGGCAACCAAggtatttcataaatttttcatttctttctgtGCTTAACTGTTGCATGCACTAGAAGTCTTGAACATCTGACTGTATTAAGTCTGGCCAATCAAAGGCATTATTACATATAACTTACTAATCATTTAAGCAgattgtttaaattatttatgcattAAGTGAAATTAGATTACTCCTAGtcagtttataatattttcttcttgCTATCATTTAATGTTCTGATTCCCTCAACACTGCTCTAGTTTTCTACTTAGCTGCACTTGTTTGTACAAATGCTAAGGTTTGTCTTCCCTTTTGATTATGCTTTGCTCTCTTGCTACCTCATTTACTTTGCTCAAATTTTCTATGGCTTTGCAAAAACCACCGTGGCTTTTAGTTCCCATGAATGAAGCAACAAAACAATGAATGCAAACAGGGCTGCTTTTCTTAGAATCGTGATTTCTATTCTCATGATGGCAGTATCCCAGTTTGTATTTAGAGCAGTTACATTAAAAGATACGTGCAACAAACAAATTAGCTATTCTCTGATGTTAAAAACATATTGTGCGGATAATAACTTGCCTGCAAAAGTAAAAGTTCCAGTAACATGGCCAAACCAGTTACTGCAGTCTATGTACAGTTGTCCTATTCAACAACTGCCTCCCTATCAAGGGTACCATTTTCCTCCTATGCATCCTCACTATGCAGGTAGTATGCAGTGGGCTCCCAACATGAAAGAATCCAATCCTGGTTTAGCTCAGGAGGTCGATTATCATAGAAATCATAAATCATCTTCCCGAAAGAAAGAGAATTTTCTTAAtagcaaaaattttaaatattcggAAGAAGATGGAAAAGCTGAATCAGTGACTTAGACATTGGGAGTGATTCAGATTCAAACATACAGCAAGAGAAGAATTCTGCAACAGAGCATGCATGCAAGAAAAAGCATATGAAGAAGTCCTCCAGGATAGTTgtcatttgtaatattaattacattacTCCTAAGAGGAGAAATGGATAAAAAAATGGAGGGTCTGATGAATCTTCTTCAGACGATGATGAATTCATTGATCGAGACTCCCTTAAAAAGGTAGAAAATGCAGTTGGATTGTTGAAGAAATCGcgaaagtcaaactcaagtaaCAAAAAACATAGAGATGCTAGCAAAAACCTCCGCATTGCAAattgttggagactcaaataaagaataaagaaagtgtctcacatctaataaataaaacataagagtggtatataagtgtgtagattggaccttaactcaagccaattggttttatgtaacatgggtttcaatctttacacttgtaagcccaatttatatttccgacatggtatcagagcacgagccaaacggcgggtttaacagcctaagtgttcctggatacaagtgacaacacACCTAGCCAAAAATCGGCTAAGCCGAGAGGCATGTTTAACAGTCTAGGTGCCcgcacttaagcgggggtgttggagactcaaataaagaataaaaaaagggtctcacatctaataaataaaacataagagagtggtatataagtgtgtagattggaccttaactcaagtcaattggttttgtgtaacatgggtttcaatctttacacttgtaagcccaatttatatttccgacatggtatcagagcacgagccaaacggcgggtttaacagcctaagtgttcttggatacaagtgacaacgcaccCAGCCAAGAATCGACTAAGCCGAGAGGCAGGTTTAACAGtctaggtgcttgcacttaagcggaggtgttggagactcaaataaagaataaagaaagagtctcacatctaataaataaaacataagagagtggtatataagtgtgtagattggaccttaactcaagccaattggttttgtgtaatatgggtTTCATGAAGGAGCCCAAAGGGCACATATAACCATCAAAAGTGTGAATGCAAGCAAATTCCAGAAAGCTGGAATGATCCAGGCAAATTGCCACAACTCACTTATTGGGTCAGTTGCATTGAAATATAGCTCAAATCCAATCCAAGCCATGGAGAGTAGCACACATACTGCAAGGGTATTTGTAAATTTTCTGTACAGCTCCAATTTAGCCATGTTTCTCCTTGTCTGAAGTTTCTCCAAAGTTTTGGAAAGTGATGAGAAGATCCACAGTATAAAGCAGGAATCAAGAACAGTAACAGGCAACACCAAAAAATACTTTGCTTTTCCAGAAAAATCATTGATGTttcccaaattttcaaattgacaCAATCAATCTACATTCAATTAGAACGGCTTCTAATGACATCAAGACCCATCTCAGTAGGATCAGTAGCCTGCAACTCTACTTGAATACCATCCAATTCTCGCTTGAAACTGTCGTTGGAGCTTGCATAAATCATCTTGCTTCTCAGTTTTGATGTGTCAGGGGACCATGCAATGAATATAATCTTGCTCTTCTGGCAGTTTTCTTCTGTGACAAAATCAAAGTCATAGATAGCATATTGACACTCATCAGCTGGAAGGCTGGCAGTAAATTTTTCATAACTAttgtgtaacatgggtttcaatcttcacatttgtaagcccaatttatattttcgatatggtatcagagcacgagtCAAACGgcaggtttaacagcctaagtgttcctggatacaagtgataACGCATCCAGCCAAGAATCGGCTAAGCCGAGAGGCAGGTTTAACAGtctaggtgcttgcacttaaacggggtgttggagactcaaataaagaataaagaaagagtcccacatctaataaataaaacataagggagtggtatataagtgtgtagattggaccttaactcaagccaattggttttgtgtaacatgggtttcaatcttcatacttgtaagcccaatttatatttccgacacAAATGGATCAAATGATGCTAGTGACCAGAAATTTAATGATAACTCGGTTGCAGATGTGTGTAAGGgtggaaaaagaaatgaaaactgGGATGCATTCCAAAACCTTCTCATGAGAGATGAGGATGAAACACTTAATAGGGTAGAAAGGATGCACTCAGTGGATGTTCGGGATGAAGATTTAATAGTCAGAAGCTCTGAAGGTGTCCTTCCTTCTGCAGCCAGCCTTGGTGTAGATCCAGAATCTGAAAAAGTCCTCAAGCAAAGGATAATTGTAGCTGACTCCTTTGTGATAACTGAGGGGGAAGGAGGAAGTAAGCATAGAGTTAAGCCAGAAGGTTTTGAGAATGGAGAGAACTTCTGCTGTGTCTTGAAAAGAGCGGATTGTAGAGATGCAGATTTGTTGATTTCACAGAAG harbors:
- the LOC123192410 gene encoding uncharacterized protein LOC123192410 produces the protein MRDEDETLNRVERMHSVDVRDEDLIVRSSEGVLPSAASLGVDPESEKVLKQRIIVADSFVITEGEGGSKHRVKPEGFENGENFCCVLKRADCRDADLLISQKPEETSCDFNDIVSTADSTIIKTAKAEDCFVANQSEKPENQKATSGLALFDQDMSVGDHFQTEKPWRCVLVDDSSLVQA